From one Microbulbifer sp. A4B17 genomic stretch:
- a CDS encoding DoxX family protein — protein MRKQAVIFCVVSSMFAVLMMVSGMAKLTGQEALVQATADLGYPLYLLKILGTAYLIGAIAILQPKFETLKQWGYAGFSIALIGAAGSHLLDGQALSTALPATVLLAVLAVVITLNTRLTRLNSSDEEGRNNVSPSQRAMSEANKM, from the coding sequence ATGAGAAAACAGGCAGTCATCTTTTGCGTGGTCTCTTCTATGTTCGCGGTGCTCATGATGGTATCAGGCATGGCCAAACTGACAGGGCAGGAAGCACTTGTTCAGGCAACAGCTGATTTAGGCTATCCGCTTTATTTGTTGAAAATCTTAGGCACTGCCTATTTGATTGGCGCGATTGCAATCCTTCAACCAAAGTTTGAAACACTTAAACAGTGGGGATATGCAGGTTTCTCCATCGCTCTGATCGGGGCTGCGGGATCACACCTATTAGATGGGCAAGCGCTCAGCACCGCTTTACCAGCTACTGTCCTATTGGCCGTTTTAGCGGTTGTTATAACCTTGAATACGAGACTGACTCGCCTTAATTCTTCTGATGAAGAAGGCCGCAATAATGTCTCTCCATCGCAAAGAGCAATGTCAGAGGCCAACAAGATGTGA
- a CDS encoding thiamine biosynthesis protein ThiC, with protein MKFTNVQTVKIIAFLLLALVVTQALFTILYVAEINPSRQLFWGLEGLLFTILAAFAGAAMVQAKNHYVGWSAIAFSAVFNVVQVSIGATMFVPFREVASQVEALGAAAGAVVAFSFMIYYAAKFLLGFAALIFGVSKINGSAKVLGGLTASVGIVAMFANAILITFGRNSFLPSAVAGVSGVLATLLLAFCLLSIIRED; from the coding sequence ATGAAATTTACTAATGTGCAAACTGTCAAAATTATAGCTTTTCTGTTGTTGGCACTGGTAGTTACACAGGCACTTTTTACTATTTTGTACGTTGCAGAGATTAACCCTTCACGGCAACTATTCTGGGGGCTGGAAGGCTTACTATTCACCATTCTTGCAGCGTTTGCCGGGGCTGCCATGGTGCAGGCTAAGAACCACTATGTGGGATGGTCCGCTATTGCATTCAGCGCTGTATTCAATGTAGTACAGGTTAGCATTGGCGCCACTATGTTTGTGCCATTTCGTGAGGTCGCCAGTCAAGTCGAGGCGCTCGGAGCTGCAGCAGGGGCGGTTGTGGCTTTTTCATTTATGATCTATTACGCGGCAAAATTTTTGCTGGGCTTTGCTGCCCTTATTTTTGGAGTTTCCAAAATAAATGGAAGTGCCAAAGTGTTGGGCGGCTTGACTGCGTCGGTTGGTATTGTCGCAATGTTTGCTAATGCGATTTTGATTACATTTGGACGTAATTCCTTTTTACCCTCCGCTGTCGCTGGAGTATCGGGCGTTCTTGCAACCTTGCTCTTGGCGTTTTGTCTTTTAAGTATTATCCGTGAGGACTAA
- a CDS encoding GDCCVxC domain-containing (seleno)protein gives MLGVILESVITCPECGHSKTENMPKNSCQFFYECKSCQKIIKPLPGDCCVFCSYGTVKCPPIQKGKGCCE, from the coding sequence ATGTTGGGTGTCATTTTAGAATCAGTTATAACGTGCCCAGAATGTGGGCATAGCAAAACTGAAAATATGCCAAAAAATTCATGCCAGTTTTTTTACGAATGTAAGTCTTGCCAAAAAATCATAAAGCCTCTGCCCGGCGATTGTTGTGTTTTTTGTTCATACGGCACAGTTAAGTGCCCTCCAATCCAAAAGGGGAAAGGATGTTGTGAGTAG
- a CDS encoding cytochrome-c peroxidase yields the protein MLIVAGTMIAFSAFVIPLTGETATTSETMPATLPPLQDTSLPDRVQLGFLLYNDLNISARRNTGCVTCHAHSAGFADPRSAADPVSMPVSPGSEPGKFGTRNAQTAAYATFSPPFHWDEQNKTYVGGQFWDGRANSLKDQAIGPPLNPQEMAMPSKEAVLARLAENPVYLEAFRRLYGVDLKWPQVEMVYPKFGAAIGSFEPTDEFAEFNSKYDYYVAGKIDLTPQEQLGLQLFNGKAKCSNCHSSKPPANYPHALFTDFTYDNLGLPVNPRIAGLHGVDSLPIDRGLGGRPEIAAKHPDGSQDGKFKVPTLRNIEITPPYGHNGVFATLEQIVHFYNTRDTLGEVPDATDPGFGITGWPKPEVPENVNRVELGNLGLTDEEEAAVVAFMKTLTDDAFDEKDIEHPEGEAPLRR from the coding sequence ATGTTGATCGTGGCCGGCACCATGATCGCCTTCTCGGCCTTCGTCATCCCATTGACGGGGGAAACGGCCACCACGTCAGAGACGATGCCCGCGACGCTTCCGCCGCTGCAGGACACCTCGCTCCCCGATCGGGTTCAGCTGGGATTCCTTCTTTACAACGACCTGAACATCTCGGCCAGGCGCAACACCGGCTGCGTCACCTGTCACGCGCACTCGGCCGGTTTCGCCGATCCACGCAGTGCCGCCGATCCGGTGAGCATGCCGGTCTCCCCTGGGTCCGAGCCCGGGAAATTTGGCACGCGCAACGCCCAGACCGCCGCCTACGCGACGTTCAGCCCCCCGTTCCACTGGGATGAGCAGAACAAGACCTATGTCGGCGGGCAGTTCTGGGACGGCCGGGCCAACTCGCTCAAAGACCAAGCGATCGGACCGCCACTCAACCCGCAGGAGATGGCCATGCCGAGCAAAGAGGCTGTGCTCGCGCGCCTCGCGGAGAATCCGGTCTACCTCGAGGCCTTCCGGCGGCTCTACGGCGTAGACCTCAAGTGGCCACAGGTTGAGATGGTCTACCCCAAGTTCGGCGCCGCAATCGGGTCCTTCGAGCCCACTGACGAGTTCGCCGAGTTCAACTCCAAGTACGACTACTACGTCGCGGGCAAGATCGACCTGACCCCGCAGGAACAGCTGGGACTCCAACTGTTCAACGGCAAAGCCAAATGCAGCAACTGCCATAGCAGTAAGCCGCCGGCGAACTACCCGCACGCTCTGTTCACCGACTTCACCTACGACAACCTGGGTCTCCCTGTGAACCCGCGAATCGCCGGCCTGCACGGCGTCGACAGCCTACCAATTGACCGGGGCCTGGGCGGTCGGCCGGAGATCGCCGCCAAGCACCCCGACGGATCGCAGGATGGTAAATTCAAAGTCCCCACTCTCCGCAACATCGAGATCACCCCACCCTACGGGCACAACGGCGTCTTCGCCACGCTCGAGCAAATCGTCCATTTCTACAACACCCGTGATACGCTCGGTGAGGTGCCCGACGCAACCGACCCGGGCTTCGGAATCACCGGCTGGCCCAAACCCGAAGTCCCCGAGAACGTCAACCGGGTCGAGCTGGGTAACCTCGGGCTGACAGACGAAGAAGAAGCCGCGGTCGTGGCGTTCATGAAGACGTTAACCGACGACGCGTTCGACGAAAAGGACATCGAACACCCCGAAGGCGAGGCGCCGCTGCGCCGCTGA
- a CDS encoding IS3 family transposase, with protein sequence MSKTAEAVGTTANNLQRWIKDLKQEEGNCWDNAPTERFFSSLKREWLTGNLYPTRENTIADVRAYIAYYNSRRINTTLGDVVPIEFEKCS encoded by the coding sequence ATTTCTAAGACAGCAGAGGCTGTAGGAACAACTGCCAATAACCTGCAACGCTGGATAAAGGATCTGAAGCAGGAAGAGGGAAATTGTTGGGACAACGCACCGACTGAACGTTTCTTTAGCAGCCTGAAGCGAGAGTGGTTAACGGGAAATCTCTATCCAACAAGGGAGAATACGATAGCAGATGTAAGAGCCTATATTGCTTATTACAACTCACGCAGAATAAATACAACACTAGGGGACGTAGTCCCTATCGAATTTGAGAAATGTTCTTAG
- a CDS encoding DUF6559 family protein, with amino-acid sequence MQFIRRIKRNRAIKSYLRKLPRLLAKDYGKSKRYRPKQVRATIERSGLSIIYTCYAISIFCSKNEFDAYHHEIGEVCDYGAMRGEVGNLHFYGNANFSSNDVASVGSDFGGGSHGIDDGGGTD; translated from the coding sequence ATGCAGTTCATCCGAAGAATAAAACGAAATAGAGCGATAAAATCGTACTTGCGGAAATTGCCTAGGTTGCTAGCGAAAGATTATGGAAAATCTAAAAGGTATCGCCCAAAACAAGTAAGGGCTACGATTGAGAGGTCAGGGCTCTCAATTATTTATACCTGTTACGCGATTTCAATTTTTTGCTCAAAGAATGAATTTGATGCATATCATCATGAAATTGGTGAGGTGTGTGATTACGGAGCAATGCGTGGAGAAGTAGGAAATCTTCATTTTTACGGAAATGCAAACTTTAGTAGTAACGATGTTGCATCTGTTGGCTCTGACTTTGGTGGTGGTTCACATGGTATTGATGACGGCGGCGGCACAGATTGA
- a CDS encoding YcxB family protein yields MQTFNTQFTLSRDYLAECYDQSLPYGKNVKPNYLLPTLLLSSGAGLLLFTEQPKIASCTLIALGVLELIHIRYRRAWWLTRQMLGKSAGSEVKLTIDKDGIQTQNPYTITALLWADIERIIETDLGLILVAKSGGQQYLSKSLLPPELINEIVTKIKGKH; encoded by the coding sequence ATGCAGACTTTTAATACTCAATTTACCTTATCTAGAGATTACCTTGCCGAATGCTATGATCAGTCTCTACCCTATGGAAAAAATGTCAAGCCCAATTATCTTCTTCCTACATTATTATTATCTTCTGGTGCGGGATTACTGTTATTTACTGAGCAACCTAAGATCGCAAGTTGCACGTTAATTGCATTAGGCGTGCTGGAACTGATCCACATTCGATATCGACGAGCTTGGTGGTTAACACGGCAGATGCTTGGAAAAAGTGCCGGTAGTGAAGTGAAATTAACCATAGATAAGGATGGAATCCAGACACAGAATCCTTATACGATAACAGCCCTGTTGTGGGCAGATATCGAGCGTATTATTGAAACCGATTTAGGGCTTATTTTGGTGGCTAAATCTGGGGGGCAGCAGTACTTGTCTAAATCGTTATTACCTCCTGAATTAATTAATGAGATAGTTACCAAGATTAAGGGTAAACATTGA